The Oncorhynchus tshawytscha isolate Ot180627B linkage group LG08, Otsh_v2.0, whole genome shotgun sequence genome window below encodes:
- the rnf144aa gene encoding probable E3 ubiquitin-protein ligase RNF144A-A, giving the protein MTTARYRPTWDLALDPLVSCKLCLGEFPLEQMTTITQCQCVFCTLCLKQYVELLIKEGLETAISCPDSACPKRGHLLENEIECIVATAIMQRYKKLQFEREVLLDPCRTWCPSSSCQAVCQLKEMEVAQPQLVKCAVCTLEFCSACKANWHPGQVCPPQENNLPITAFLPGETSSFYKSDDDDGPIKRCPKCKVYIERDEGCAQMMCKNCKHAFCWYCLESLDDDFLLIHYDKGPCRNKLGHSRASVIWHRTQVVGIFAGFGLLLLVASPFLLLATPFVLCCKCKCSKGDDDPLPT; this is encoded by the exons ATGACCACAGCCAGGTATCGGCCCACCTGGGACCTGGCACTGGACCCGCTGGTCTCCTGCAAACTCTGCCTTGGAGAGTTCCCGCTGGAGCAGATGACCACCATTActcagtgccagtgtgtcttCTGTACACTA TGCCTGAAGCAGTATGTGGAACTCCTGATCAAAGAGGGCCTTGAAACTGCAATTAGCTGTCCAGACTCTGCCTGTCCAAAACGAGGACACTTGTTGGAAAATGAG ATTGAGTGCATAGTGGCTACAGCGATTATGCAGAGATACAAGAAGCTGCAGTTTGAGAGGG AGGTGCTTCTGGACCCGTGCCGGACGTGGTGCCCATCGTCGTCGTGCCAGGCAGTGTGCCAGCTAAAGGAGATGGAGGTGGCGCAGCCCCAGCTGGTGAAGTGTGCCGTGTGCACCCTGGAGTTCTGCTCGGCCTGCAAGGCTAACTGGCACCCCGGGCAGGTCTGCCCACCCCAGGAGAACAACCTGCCCATCACCGCTTTCCTACCCGGAGAGACCAG CTCCTTCTACAAGAGTGACGATGACGATGGTCCCATCAAGCGCTGTCCCAAGTGTAAGGTGTACATCGAGAGGGACGAGGGCTGTGCCCAGATGATGTGCAAGAACTGCAAACACGCCTTCTGCTGGTACTGCCTGGAGTCACTGGAC GATGACTTCCTCCTGATCCACTATGACAAAGGGCCCTGTCGAAACAAACTGGGCCACTCCAGGGCGTCTGTCATCTGGCACAGAACACAG gtGGTGGGGATCTTCGCTGGCTTCGGCCTTCTCCTGCTGGtggcctctccctttctcctcctggCCACGCCCTTTGTCCTCTGCTGTAAGTGCAAGTGCAGCAAAGGGGACGACGACCCCCTGCCCACCTAA